Below is a genomic region from Rhodococcus sp. WMMA185.
CTGCCACGGCCGTATGTCACCCATCGCCATCGCCGTGCACCGCACCGGTGAGTGGATGGTTATCCATCGATGTGTGCGTTGCGATGAACTGACGTCGAACCACGTCTGTGCCGACGATAATCGGCTCATCTTGATGCGCACGGCGGTGCGCCCGTTGGCACAGCCGCCGTTCCCGCTCGAATCGCTCGGCGACCTCTGATCAATCGGGAAGGAGGTGACCGCATGTCCAAACGCAACAAGAATCGACGCGTCCGTATGCAGGCCAGACGACGGCCCCAACGGCACAAGGATGTCCTGCACAGTCAGGGTGGGCACCGGACAAACGACTTCCGGTGCGTCGGCTGCCGACTGGACGTGTCCTTGGATGCGCCAGGCACCAGGCACCGCAACCATTGTCCGAACTGCCTGACCAGCCTGCATGTTGACCGTCGTCTCCCCGGCGACCGGGCAGCTTCTTGCCGTGGCCGAATGGAGGCGGTGAGCATATCTGTCCGGGACGCTGGTGAGTGGACGATTATCCACCAGTGCTTGTCGTGCGGTGAGCTCAGCGCCAACCGCATCGCCGGCGACGACAACGCATTGGTTCTAGCGCGACTGGCGCTAAGACCGCTGCGAGACAACAACATCGTCCATCGCATGCTGATCGCGTTGTGATCTGGAACGCGGCCTCACACAGGTGAGCAAGCACTATGGCTCGTTCCGATCGAGACCGGAACGAGCCATAGCCGTGTGGGGATGGTTCGACTGTCCACGGCGTACTGTTGACTGGAATGATCCATCCAACTAGGATTCGAGTATCGCATCCTTCTCACGGAAGGCACTACCAATGACTACACAGCCCACATCGACGACCGTCACCGCCGACCAGGTCGTCGAGATGTTGGAAGCCCTGTACAACCACGGTGACCCGAGTCGGCTCCGAACTCTTGCAGCTGCGGACCTGCGCCACTACTCGTCGCGGATCGGCGATGGCGTTGACGCATGGGCCGAATTCGCAGCGACCTTTGCCGGGGCCAGTCCCCTGATCGCCGTGCACCGCACCGTCAGTGAAGGTAACCGGATCGGTGTTCACGCCCACTACCGCTGGAACGCCGATCGAGTGATCGACGGCGGACCGGGTGTCGCTGTCGCGCACATTTTCACCATCGAATCCGGCCGGATCGTCGAGGCCGTGGAGGTGACCCAGGAGGTCGCCACCGAGCCCGTCTCGGGCAACGACATGTTCTCCGGGCTGCATTCCTCGGTCGGTCCCCAGAACCTCGAACGCAACCGGCAGATCGCTGAGCGGGTCGTCACCGAATTCCTCGCAGGCAACACCTCGTTGCGCGACGAACTCCTCAGCGATTACACCCAGCACAACCCGTTCATCCCAAACGGCGCCGAGGGCATCGCCGGCTTCGTGGACATGCTGGGTGGCAATCCCAACGACTACCAGTGGACGATTGTTGAGGGCGACCTCGCCTGGACCTACACCCGCTACCTCAGCGAGACGATGGGCACCCCGCCACTAGTCGGCGTCGACATCTGGCGCTTCGATGCAGCTGGCAAGGTCAACGAGCACTGGGATGTCCTCGAAGCCAACTTCACCAGTCCGGCCGGCCACACATTCCCCGGTTGATTCGACGAAAGGCCAGAAACACCAATGCCATCCAAGACTGCCGACCGACTCACCGACGCCGCGCTGCTGTCGATCCGCGAACACGGCTACGCGGGCACGAGCATGCAGGATCTTCTGCGGGGCACCGGCGTGTCCTCGAGCTCGATGTACCACTTCTTCCCCGGCGGCAAAGAAGAGTTGGTCGCATCCGCAGTTCGCCGCGCAGGACTCACGGCAGCCGCACAGATCGCCGACGTCCTCGAGCGGTACGAGCTCACCGAGGCGATCGCCATCATCTTCGACGCTGCGGCCCACGAGATGGAGGCCAACGACTTCACGCTCGGCTGCCCGATCGGTGTTCCGGCCACCGAGGCACCGGCAGACTCGGTTCCGATCCAGAAGGCGGTGGCCGAGGTCTTCACGGCGTGGGCCGACGCCTACACGACGGCGCTCCGCGCATCAGGGGTCGGCTCCGAGCAAGCGACGATGCTCGGCCGCTTCATCGTCGCGGCCTACGAAGGGTCGGTCACCCTGGCGCGTGCCACCCGCACGACCCAGCCGTACCACGATGCCAAAACCATCGTCACCACCCAGATCACCCGTTAGGAGCACCGTCATGATGCGATTCGAACGACAGACCGTTGACGGACACGACCTCAGGATCGCCCGGGTTCACAACGGCGGTCGGCCGACGGTCGTGATGACCAACGCGTTCCCGCAGTCCATCCGCTGCTGGGAATCTCTCTGGGAGCGATTGGCCGACAATTTCGACCTCCTCGCGGTCGACCTGCCGGGCTTCGGCAAGTCGACCGGATCGGGATCGGTCATGCGACCCTCCGCTCAGGCCGAGATCCTGGTGAAGCTGATGGATGCCAACGGAATCGACCAGGTCTTCCTGATCGGGCCCGACATCGGCGTCCCGGTCTCGCTGTGGCTCGCGTCGAACCGACCCGAACGACTACTCGGGCTGAACATCTTCGACGGCCCGGGCACCTGGCCCTCCGATTTCGACCCGGCCCTCAGAGCGGCGACCCGATCCCGAGTGGTCCGATGGCTCGGAGCCCGACCGCCGATGCGACGACTACTGATGAAGCAGAATCTAGGTGCGGCGACCGCGGCGGGGTACCACCACTTCACGCCGTCAGCCGCCGCAGTCGAGGAGTATCGCACGATCTGCTTCGACCCCGAGAAGAACCGCAACTCGCTCGACTTCCTCGGGTCGTACGCGGCAGAACTGCCTGAGCTCGAGAAGCGCTTGTCGTCCATCACCGTTCCCGTGCTGATCACCTGGGGCGCCCACGACCAGTTCGTCCGACCCTCGAATGCCGAGCGCTTGCATGAACTCATCCAGGGCAGTGAGCTGACCGTCTTCGACGATGCCGGCCACTTCTCTCACGAGGACGCCGACGACGAGTGGCTGCAGCGATTCCGCACATTCGTCGAGGCCCACAAGCTGGCGGCGTAGCAGGAGGGCGGGCATCGTCAGCCCGCCCTCACCCGAGCCGTCAGAGTCGTTCGATGATGGTGGCGTTGGCGGTTCCGCCGCCCTC
It encodes:
- a CDS encoding nuclear transport factor 2 family protein, which gives rise to MTTQPTSTTVTADQVVEMLEALYNHGDPSRLRTLAAADLRHYSSRIGDGVDAWAEFAATFAGASPLIAVHRTVSEGNRIGVHAHYRWNADRVIDGGPGVAVAHIFTIESGRIVEAVEVTQEVATEPVSGNDMFSGLHSSVGPQNLERNRQIAERVVTEFLAGNTSLRDELLSDYTQHNPFIPNGAEGIAGFVDMLGGNPNDYQWTIVEGDLAWTYTRYLSETMGTPPLVGVDIWRFDAAGKVNEHWDVLEANFTSPAGHTFPG
- a CDS encoding TetR/AcrR family transcriptional regulator; this encodes MPSKTADRLTDAALLSIREHGYAGTSMQDLLRGTGVSSSSMYHFFPGGKEELVASAVRRAGLTAAAQIADVLERYELTEAIAIIFDAAAHEMEANDFTLGCPIGVPATEAPADSVPIQKAVAEVFTAWADAYTTALRASGVGSEQATMLGRFIVAAYEGSVTLARATRTTQPYHDAKTIVTTQITR
- a CDS encoding RNHCP domain-containing protein; its protein translation is MSSNKSHSSTPNNVLKIGTFTCTWCGLTVSTVDGDGVRRNHCPSCLHSQHVLDHVEGGVSDCHGRMSPIAIAVHRTGEWMVIHRCVRCDELTSNHVCADDNRLILMRTAVRPLAQPPFPLESLGDL
- a CDS encoding alpha/beta fold hydrolase translates to MMRFERQTVDGHDLRIARVHNGGRPTVVMTNAFPQSIRCWESLWERLADNFDLLAVDLPGFGKSTGSGSVMRPSAQAEILVKLMDANGIDQVFLIGPDIGVPVSLWLASNRPERLLGLNIFDGPGTWPSDFDPALRAATRSRVVRWLGARPPMRRLLMKQNLGAATAAGYHHFTPSAAAVEEYRTICFDPEKNRNSLDFLGSYAAELPELEKRLSSITVPVLITWGAHDQFVRPSNAERLHELIQGSELTVFDDAGHFSHEDADDEWLQRFRTFVEAHKLAA
- a CDS encoding RNHCP domain-containing protein — translated: MQARRRPQRHKDVLHSQGGHRTNDFRCVGCRLDVSLDAPGTRHRNHCPNCLTSLHVDRRLPGDRAASCRGRMEAVSISVRDAGEWTIIHQCLSCGELSANRIAGDDNALVLARLALRPLRDNNIVHRMLIAL